In Camelus ferus isolate YT-003-E chromosome 10, BCGSAC_Cfer_1.0, whole genome shotgun sequence, the following proteins share a genomic window:
- the LOC102514493 gene encoding olfactory receptor 52B4 — translation MAALNHTGVSHTVFHLLGIPGLEDQHMWISIPFFISYTIALLGNSLLICIILTKRSLCEPMYLFLCMLAGADLVLSTCTVPQTLAIFWLRAGEISLDRCITQVFFLSSTFISESGILLVMAFDRYIAICYPLRYTTILTHALIGKIGVTIFLRSYSTILPIVFLLKRLNFCWSNILPNTACEHIVLAHVSCDDIRVNIWYGFFVLMSTLVIDVVLIFISYVLILRAVFCIPTRDARHKALNTCGAHICVIILFYAPGIFSVLTQRFGHNISPHIHVLLAIVYILAPPMLNPIIYGVKTKQIRDQVVRVFFRKQK, via the coding sequence ATGGCTGCCTTAAACCACACTGGTGTTAGCCACACAGTCTTCCACTTACTGGGCATCCCTGGTCTAGAGGATCAGCATatgtggatttccatcccattCTTCATTTCCTATACCATCGCCCTGCTTGGGAACAGTCTGCTCATCTGCATTATCCTCACGAAGCGCAGCCTCTGTGAGCCCATGTACCTCTTCCTCTGCATGCTGGCCGGAGCAGACCTTgtcctctccacatgcacagtaccTCAGACCCTGGCCATCTTCTGGCTCCGTGCTGGGGAGATCTCTCTTGATCGTTGCATCACTCAGGtattcttcctctcctccaccttcatCTCTGAGTCAGGGATCTTGCTGGTGATGGCGTTTGACCGCTACATTGCCATATGCTACCCACTGAGATACACCACTATTCTTACACATGCACTGATCGGGAAAATTGGTGTGACTATCTTTTTGAGAAGTTATAGTACAATTTTGCCCATAGTATTTCTTCTGAAGAGACTAAATTTCTGCTGGAGTAACATCCTCCCAAACACGGCTTGTGAGCACATTGTCTTGGCCCATGTTTCCTGTGATGATATACGCGTAAACATTTGGTATGGTTTTTTTGTCCTAATGTCAACTTTGGTCATAGATGTtgtactaatttttatttcttatgtgcTGATTCTCCGTGCTGTCTTCTGCATTCCAACCCGAGATGCTCGCCACAAAGCTCTCAATACATGTGGTGCCCATATCTGTGTCATCATCCTTTTCTATGCACCTGGCATCTTTTCAGTCCTCACTCAGAGATTTGGACATAACATCTCACCCCATATCCATGTCCTGCTGGCCATTGTCTATATTCTGGCTCCACCTATGCTGAATCCCATAATTTATGGGGTCAAGACCAAACAGATCAGGGACCAGGTGGTTCGTGTGTTCtttagaaagcagaaataa